DNA from Gemmatimonadota bacterium:
AACCGGCGCGGTCGAACAACACGGGCATCACTTACCCCTGAAAGTCGATCATCTATGTGCCAATGCCGTGGCGACCGAAGGCGCGCGCTTAAAACCGGAATACAGCCTGGTGCTACCGCCCGTGAGTTATGGCTATGTACACCACGTCATGGATTTTCCCGGCTCGCTGAATATACACTACGAACACTTCATTCAGTACCTGCTGGACATCTGCAAAAGCCTTGCCTATCACGGCTTTAAAAAAATGATCCTCGTCAACGGACACGGTTCCAACCACAACCTGGTCGAAATGGTCGCCCGGCGCACAATCGTAGAAACAGACGCGAGTTGTGCTTTCTGCTCGTGGTGGCAATTGCTCAAGGTCGATCCGGACTTTGACAAAGAATGGCGCGAGAGCGTATTTCCCGGCGGATGTTCGCATGCGGGCGAATTGGAAACATCCATGTTGCTCCATTTGTCTCCAGAAAGCGTACGCAAGGATAAAATCAAGAGCGAAATCGCCAGGACCAACAAGCGAGGATCCAAATTTGTCTGGACCGATCTGTTCAGCAGAGGACCTGTGGGAATCATTGAATGGACGAGTCAATATACAGATTCTGGCGTGATGGGCGAGGCGGAAAAGGCAACCGCAGAAAAGGGCAAAATAGTCTTTGAAGAGGCGAGCAAAAATCTGGCGCAATTCGTCGAAGAATATTATCATCAAAAGATTGAAACCCCCACGCAAAAGCAGGCACAAGAACCGACATTTCCACTGTCGTTTACCAGTCATTGAGCATTCGCACAAGGAGAAAACATGAAACTCGCAACTTATTCAGTCGGCGGTGCAGAATCCATTGGCGCAGTCGTCGCAAATGATTCGATTATCGTCGATCTCGCCGCAGCAGACAGCGCATTAGCCCAATCGGAAAACCCTCCCTTTTTCACGGATATGCTGACCCTTCTCGAAGCCGGAGCAGAAGGACGGTCTGCGGCACAACAGGCGGCGGCTGATGCTGAAAAGCGTTTGAATGGCACACCGGATGGCGAGACCAGCTTTGCCGTCAGCGACGTCAAATTGAGCGCACCAATCCCCAATCCACGCAAATTATTCTGCCTGGCGGGGAATTATCAGGATCACATTGAAGAAAGCGGCACGACCAAGATGCAAATTCAGGACAAGGAAACGCCGCGCGTATTTATGAAGCCCCCAACATCGACAGTAATTGGACCGGGCGATCAAATTTTGATCCCCCCCATCGCAAGAGGCGTAGATTGGGAAGGCGAATTGGCCGTCGTAATAGGCCGAGAAGCAAAAGGCGTACAGGCAGAAGACGCGCTGGATTATGTCGCGGGTTATACCGTCATGAACGATGTCTCAGAGCGCATGTTGCAAATCAAAAAGCGCACGGATAGCCGACCAAGAGATGAATGGTTTGACTGGTTAAACGGCAAATGGCTGGACACCTTTGCACCCCAGGGACCGTGGATTGTAACCTCAGACGAAATTACAGATCCACACACCCTCGACATCAGCACGTATGTGAATGGCGACCGCAAGCAACACAACAACACGGGACAAATGTTGTATCCCGTAGATAAAATTATCGAATACATCTCGGCAATCATCACACTCGAACCGGGCGACCTGATCAGCACAGGCACAATTTCGGGTGTGGGCGATACAACGGGAACCTATATGCAACCAGGCGACACGGTGGAAATTGAGATCTCGGGCATCGGCCGATTGGTAAATACAGTGGCTGCAAGTGAGAAATAGCTGTCTCACTCTTAATTGAGAAAATAATGGCAGGCACGGGCAACCGCTGCCTGCCTTCTGTGTACCAGTGAAAGGACTCAAACATGACCCGACCAAACTTGCTCTACATCCACTCAGACCAGCACAGCCCAAAAGTGCTCGGCTGTTATGGCGATTCCCTCGTTCAAACACCCCATCTGGATGCACTCGCTGCACAGGGTGTGAGATTTAACAATGCCTATTGTCCATCGCCTGTATGCACGCCATCGCGGATGTCGATGTTAACGGGAAGGTATCCTTATGAGAATGAAGTATGGACAAACCATCACATCCTGGATTCGGGACGACCAACCCTCGCGCATGCAATGGGCGCGGCGGGCTACCACCCCGTGCTCATAGGCCGCATGCACGCCCTGGGCACAGATCAACTGCACGGGTATGTGGATCGTCCCGTTGGAGATCATTCTTCGAATTACCCGGGCACAGGCGATGCCCCCAGCAACTTAATCCAATCGGTTCAAAAATCAGGTGCGGGCCAGAGCAGTTACGAAGTACACGATGAAGATGTGACAGCGTCAGCAGTTGATTTTATCAATCGAGAAGGCATAAGAAAACGCAGCGGACAAACGGATACCCCCTTTTGTATGCATGTGGGATATATGTTACCACACTCGCCTTATATTGCGCGAAAAGCGGATTACGACCAGTACATCGACGTGATTACACCACCAAAACATCCAAAACCCACAGGCGATGAGTCGCATCCCTTTTTTGAATGGTGGCGAAACCGGAACCGTTTCTTAGAAATTGACGATGCCGACACCACGCGCGCTCGCGCAGCTTACTGGGCACTGGTCACGGCGATGGATCGCATGATCGGACAACTTTTGGAGGCATTAGAAAAGAATGGATTTACACAGAACACAATGATCGTATATTCATCAGACCACGGCGAACATGTGGGTGAAAAAGCATTGTGGATGAAGCGAACATTTTACGAAGAATCCGTTCGAGTACCGGCAATTATTTCCTGGCCCGATGCACTGCCCAAGGGACAGGTCAATAACCGCGTCGTCAGCGCATTGGACTTAAATGCGACCATGCTCGACGCATTGGGCGCACCCGAATTGCCCCATTCGCGCGGGCGCAGCCTGTTGTCATTGCTGCGCGGTGAAGTGGATACATGGGAAGACATTGCCTTTTCGGAATACTGTATCTACGAAGGCCATTACCAGCGCATGATTCGACAGGGCGATTGGAAACTGATTTACTATCACGGCTATGATCCGCAATTATTCAATCTATCCGAAGATCCAGAGGAATTGTACAATCGGGCGGACGACAGCGAATGTCAGGCGATTCGGCAAGAACTGACAGCAAAAGTACTGGATGGCTGGGATCCTGAGTGGGTTGCGAAAAAAATGCAGGAAAAAAGAAGGGATCTGGAAGTCATTCGGGAATGGGCAAGCGCGACAAATGCCCCCGAACAATGCAAGTGGCCTCAAACCTCACAAATGACGTATTTGGATTAAAGTAGAATTTAATCCTTGACCATAATCGCATTTCCGATATTTTCAATCCAGAAAAAATATCTACAAGGGTTTTGAGGAGGGATGATTGATGGTGAGGTCTAAGTTTTTGGCCGACCGATTTTTTGTCGGCCTTTTTTGTGTACTCATGGCGAGTTTAAGCGGTTGTGATTATCTATTACCGAAAGAAACAGTCTATGTCACCGTCGCAATTCTGAATCTGCGCGAAAAGCCAACGACAAAATCGCAGGTCGTTGAGCGCTTGCAGCGCGGTCGCGAACTGGAGATTTTTGAAAGAGCCAATCCCTGGTTACGTGTACGCACAGATGGAAAAACTGAGGGATGGGTACATGGCAATTATGTCGGAGACGCCGCAGCCGTGCGTGCAGCTTTGCAAAAAGACCTCGCGCGTCGTTCCGGTACGCGAAAAAAGCGGCCTATAGCACGCCCAACTCAGCCTGCAACTGAACCGCAAGCGACACAAGAAACACAAGCAACGCAACCGTCTCCCGGCGCCCTATCCATTGATGGCATGATCGAGGGAATGCCCGGTGATCTGATACTGGAAGAAGTAGATCCCCTCGAAGGTCAGCCACGCCACTTTGGTGCAACGGGCAGCGGACAAGTCGTCCTGGAATTCTGGGGTCCAGAAGCCGATTTGTTGCGATCCGAAATTATGGTAACCGTACTCGATATATCAGATGCCGACTTGAACCGCAATGCAGACCTCGTGCGCTTGTTTATCCGAAATGCCGTACCGCAATGGCAACGCGACACAGTCTGGGTCGCAAATTTCTTGCGGGAATTGTCGAGCCAGGATGTTGGCACAGGTGGGTTTGACACACGCAGCAAAACCGTCAGATTCCGATTTATCAAACCTCTGAGTGCGATTCGCGTGACAATTGAAAAAGCATCGTGAATAGCACTCCCCTGCTCAAACAAAAACGCCGAGGACTTTTGCCCTCGGCGTTTTATTGTGATATCCAACCTTTACTTCTTTTTATCATCCACAACTTCATATTCAGCATCAACAGTCCCATCGTCGCTCTGTTTGGGACCTTCTGCGCCACCTGGTGGCGGTTCTCCTGGCGCCCCCTGAGGTCCCTCTTCCGCTGCAGCTTGTTGATAGAGTTCACTCGCAACCTGATGCCAGACCTGGGTGAGATTCTCATTCGCCGATTTAATCGCATCGACATTGTCCCCTTTGAGAGCATCTTTGACCTTGTCAACAGCCTCTGTCACTTTGGCCTTCGTCTCAGCGCTGACCTTGTCACCCATCTCTTCAATCTGTTTTTCGGTCTGATGCACCTGCTGCTCAGCTGCATTTTTGATTTCCACAGCCTCGCGTTTCTGCTTATCTTCGGCGGCATTCGCCTGTGCGTCATTGACCATTTTATCAATCTCCGCATCTGATAATCCCGACGAGGCCTCGATGCGAATATTTTGCTCTTTGCCCGTACCCTTGTCTTTAGCCGAAACATTGAGAATGCCATTTGCATCGATGTCAAATGTAACCTCAATTTGCGGCACACCGCGCGGCGCAGGTGGAATACCATCGAGATGGAACCGACCAATGGTGCGATTATCTACTGACATATCGCGCTCGCCCTGCAAGACGTGAATTTCCACTGAGGGCTGACTGTCGGCAGCAGTTGAAAACACTTCGGCCTTTTTCGATGGAATTGTGGTGTTGCGATCAATAAGGCGCGTCATCACGCCGCCGAGCGTTTCAATACCCAGCGAGAGCGGCGTCACATCGAGCAACAGCACATCGGTCACATCCCCAGAGAGCACACCCGCTTGAATAGCCGCACCAATGGCGACAACTTCATCGGGATTTACCCCCCTGTTAGGCTCTTTGCCAAAAACTTCCTGCACAATTTCCTGTACTTTGGGGATGCGCGTTGAACCGCCCACCAGAATCACCTCATCAATATCAGAAGCCGAAAGACCGGCATCCCGAATAGCCTGTTCACAAGGCCCTTTTGTGCGATGGACGAGATCATCGACAAGTTGCTCAAATCGCGCGCGTGACAGGTTGACATTGAGATGCTTGGGTCCAGATGCATCGGCCGTGATAAACGGCAGATTGATATCGGTAGATGCGGAAGTCGATAGTTCGCACTTGGCTTTTTCTGCCGCTTCTTTCAAGCGTTGCAAAGCCATGGGATCCTGGCGCAAATCCACGCTATTTTCTTTTAAAAATTCCTCAGCCAGAAAATCAATAACGCGCTGATCAAAGTCATCGCCACCCAAATGGGTATCGCCATTGGTGGATTTGACTTCAAAAACGCCATCGCCCAGTTCGAGAATGGAAATGTCAAATGTGCCGCCACCGAGATCGAAAACCGCGATTTTTTCATCGCTCTTTTTGTCCAGCCCATAAGCCAGTGATGCAGCCGTGGGTTCATTGACAATGCGCAACACATCGAGGCCAGCAATTTTGCCGGCATCTTTGGTAGCCTGTCGCTGTGCATCGTTAAAATATGCGGGAACCGTGACGACAGCCTGCGTGATGGTTTCACCGAGATAATCCTCAGCGGTTTGCTTCATCTTTTGAAGCACCATCGCCGAAATCTCGGGCGGGGTATATGTCTTGTCGTCGAGCTGTACAGACGCCAGCCCATTGGCGTCACTCGTAACCGTGTAGGGCACTTCGGAAATTTCAGTGCTCACCTCTTCGCGGCGGCGACCCATAAACCGCTTGATAGAATAAATAGTCTTGGCCGGATTGGTCACAGCCTGCCGTTTGGCAACCTCACCAATGAGGCGCTCCCCATCTTGTGCGAATGCAACGACAGAGGGCGTCGTGCGCCCCCCTTCTGAATTTGGAACAACAACCGGGTCGCCGCCTTCCATCACAGCGACACAAGAATTGGTCGTTCCCAGATCAATGCCTATTACTGTGCTCATTGCAAAATTCTCCTTATTTGGCTCCCATGTCAGAGCACGGGATATGATAGAATATAATTTCTGTTTTTACGCTGCTTTAGAGTCTGAATTCTTTGACTCAGAAGTCTTTTTGGTCTCTGATTTTTTCTTATCAGATTTCTTTTCTTTAGATGCTTCTTTATCTTTTTTAGCTGCTTCCTTGTATCCATCACTTCGATAATCTGTGATATAAAAGCCCGATCCCTTAAAGATCAGACCTGCACCGCCGCTGATGAGACGCTCAACTTTTTGCTCGCCGCATTCGGGACACAGGCGAATGGGATCGGCGGTGATGGAGTGAAAAGCTTCAAATTCGTGCTCGCATGCAGTACACGCATATTCATAAGTCGGCATAAGAGATCCTCTGATTTGGATTGGTGGAATGTACAGCCGTTTTATAAAGCAATAAATATACCAGAAAGGCTGAAAATTTGTAATTTAATATAAAATAACTGTTTATTTTTATTTCGAGATTTATACAATTTTGAAAAATTTGCCATATTGTCTGAATTATTGCCATATTGTCAACATAAGTCACAACGAAAAGGAGCGCCCTGTCATCATGCGCTCCTTTTCATTTTACGCCCTGCCCCGGGTCTATGCGGCATTTTGAACCGCCGCAACAACAGCCTCGGCGGCTTCCTTGAGCTTTCGGGCAACGGTAAATTCAAGACCTGAATTTTCGAGAATTTGCGCACCTTCCTCGGCATTCGTCCCCTGCAATCGCACCACCAGCGGTACATTGATCTCGATATCTTCAAGCGCGGCAACAACGCCTTCTGCCACGCGGTCACAGCGCACAATGCCGCCAAAAATATTGATCAGCACAGCTTTGACAGCTTCGTCGGACGTGAGAATACGCATCGCATTCTTGACGCGCTCGACATTGGTACCCCCACCAACATCGAGAAAATTTGCCGGTGACGACCCCGCGTATTTGACAATATCCATCGTAGCCATCGCCAGACCTGCGCCATTGACCATACAGCCGACTTCACCGTCGAGTTTGATATAATTGAGATCGTATTTTGAAGCCTCGACCTCAAGCGGGTCTTCCTCGTCAACATCGCGCAATTCATAGATATCCGAATGGCGATACATCGCACTATCATCAAAGTTCATCTTGGCATCCAGAGCCAGAACCTCACCACTTTTGGACACAACGAGAGGATTGATTTCTGCGAGTGAACAATCGGTCTCTATATATGCTTTGTAAAGAGCAGTTATAAAAACGACCCCCTGTTTGAGTTGATCGCCTTCAAGCCCCAGACCGAGTGCGAGATGCCGCGCCTGAAAAGGCTGGAGACCAACGCCGGGATGAACGACCTCTTTGAGAATTTTTTCTGGCGTCGTCGCAGCCACCTCTTCAATATCCATCCCACCCTCACTGGAAGCCATAACGACCAGACGCGACTGCGCGCGGTCCAGCACAATGCCCAGGTACAATTCGCGGTCAATATCCGTCGCATTTTCCACCCAAACGGATTTGACCTTTTGCCCCTCAGAACCCGTTTGCGGAGTAACGAGTTGCATGCCAATAATTTCGGATGCCACTTCTCTGGCTTCGGCAGGATCGGCTGCGAGTTTAATACCGCCCCCTTTGCCGCGACCACCCGCGTGGATCTGCGCCTTGACGACCACTGCCCCACCGAGGTCTTTGGCAATAGCTTCGGCCTCTTCGGGCGTGCGAGCAACCGCACCATTTGGCACAGGCACACCAAAGGCCCTGAGAACTTCTTTAGCCTGATATTCGTGAATTTTCATCTCTGTTCCTTGTGTTTATTGTTACCGAACGCCTACTCAAACAGCGTATTTTTCCAGCACATCTCGATCAATCTCAATACCCAATCCCGGCGCATCGGGCACGGGCACTTCCCCATCCACGGCCTGGATCGGATTTACAGCCAACTCCGTCCGCAACTCATTTTCTGTCATATCGTATTCAAACAGAGACGGAATGGGGTTCAACGCATCCGGCGCATCTGGAATAGTAGCCTGCCAGTGGACAGTCGCCGCCAGCCGAATATGACTGCCCCACATATGCGGCAAAACCCGCACATAATTTGCACTCGCCATCGCCGCAATACTGCGACATTCGCTAAACCCACCTGCAATGCTGATATCGGGCTGCACAATATCCAGCGCCCGCTGCTGAATCAACTCGCGGAACGCCCAACGTCCGGCCAGCCCCTCAGCGCCCGCAATGCGTATAGGCAACGCGTCCTTCACCTGTAAATACCCGCGCACATCATCCGTTGGTATCGGCTCTTCATACCAGAACAAATCATTGTGTGCGATCTTGAGCCCCACATCAATAGCCGTACCCACATCATACCCGCAGTTGGCATCCACAGCAAACAACACATCGGGACCTATTGCCTGCCGAATTGCCGTTACATTTTTTACATCGTAAGCCGCGCCAAATCCGATCTTCATTTTCATCGCCGAAAAACCCATATCGACATACCCTTTTGCCTCATCGACGAGTGCCTGTGTCACATCGGGGCGGTCTATGCGAAATAACCCGGTGGCATACGCGGGAATCTTGTCTCTCACCTTCCCGCCCAACAATTGATACACAGGCATCTCGAGCGCCTTGCCCATCAAATCCCACAGCGCAATATCTATCCCACTGATCGCCTGCGGACTTACCCCATCATCGGACAACGCCTGATAGATCGCACCACAATCAAACGGACTGCGCCCTATAATATGCGCGTCAATCGCAGATCGATGGACTTCGCCTGTCCCCTCACCCCACCCAACCAGGCCATTATCTGTAGCAATCTCCACAACTTGCGCCTGACGGCTCGTGGACCATCCCCTCGAAATCGCGATCTTCTCTCGCAAGGGATATCGCAAATGATATGTTTTTACCCTGGTGATCTTCATCTATAAATCCTTTGGGCTAATCCTCAAACAAATCATCCAGCGTCACAGGCGTAATCGTGCCGAGATTACTCAGACTATTGAGATCAAATTTGGTCGTGTCGCCCATAATAGAAATGAGCTTGGGGCGTTTGGCAATATGTTGCTTGTGGAAATCGAGCACACTCGGCATCTCGGCCTGGAGAATGTGACCGAACCGCTCTTTTCTCGGATCGGGCGTCTGGTTGCGGCGTTCCCAAATACGCAACACGCCGGGCAACTCGCGGTATTTGATCTTGGCGACGCGATAGCGATTGACCACAGAATTTTTGGCTTCTGAAAAACGCTCGGGAGATTCGGGCAAATCATCAATCAACTCGACCAGCGCTGCAACAGCCTCCGAGGTTTTGTCCACCTGGCAGCCAATATATCCCCACATGACATTCTGATCATTGCTGCGATCGCCGAGGTCATACCGCGCAAATGTAGAATACGCCAGTGCGCGGGCTTCGCGCAATTCCTGAAAAACAATACCCGACATACCCCCGGCAAAATAATCATTGTAGAGATCAATAGCCGGACGGAGTGCAGCATCGAACACTACGCCTCCAGACTCGACAAAGACCTGAGACTGCGCTGTTTCTTTGTGAAAGAATCGGATTTCGGTTTTGTCTGGCGCGTGAACTACGAGACGTTCATAAGCAGGGGGTGTTTTTAAGTCACCACTGTTGGGAAAATGCTTTTTGATCGTCGCAAGAACCTCATTCAGCGGCCTGGAACCTCCGTAAATCAGGACATGTTCATAGGTCGGCAGGCTGGATATCAAACCGTGTAATTCTGCAACCGTGAGCTTTTGCAATGCCTCAGAAGAAATGCGGCGTTTGTACGACGAATTGTCGCCATAACGACTGTAGAAACGCAGGGCATTGCGCAGAGATCGAGGGTCTTTCTTTTGATCTTCGCGTTGCGCGAAGATGAGATTGACGAGTTCATCGAGCGTGGCCTGATCAGCAGTCGGGTTCTGGATATACTTCATCATCAACGAAAGAGATGCCGCAAAATTTTCATCTATGCCGGAAATACTGATATTGGTCTCATTATCTGACACGCCAATATTGAAATCCGTACCCAGTTTGTACCATTCTTTCTTCAGCGCATCGGGAGACAGATCGCCAGCACCAGATTTGTCCAGGAGTGATCTGGCCGTGCTGAGTCGATTATCCTGATACGTCCCCATATCCACGCTGAGCGTGAACGTGAAGAGATCGTTAACCGGATTTTTCACATAGTAGAGTTTTACACCATCCCGCACCTGTGCAATGGTATAGTCTTTATCGGTGACAAAAACGGGAGAAAGCTCATCGGCAGACATAGCCAGCACATCTTTTGCAAATTCGGATTGACGGGTCGGATCGATATCAATCTTGTCGATTTTGGGCTTCTCGATCTTGGGCAATTCGTGTTGTTCGTCAATGCGATACCCCGCAACATAGTCTTCGCCAAAATAATGATTGGCTATGCGAATAACATCTTCTCGCGTGATTTTTTCCATACGGGCAATTTCAGCAACCTCTTGATCCCATTCAGCAAATCCCAGAAATGCACTGGTCATTTGTCTGACCCGGCTGCGATTGGATTCCAAACCCCGCTTTTGATTCTTTTTAAAATCCGTGACAATCGCAGACAACAGGCTTTCGTCAAATTCTCCGCGTTTGATCATGGCAATTTGATCCAGCAGCAGTTGCTCAACTTCGGCGAGTGTTTGATCTCTTTTTGGAATACCCCAAAGATATTGCGTGCCGTAGTCATTGTGTAAATAGGGATAACTTCCCGCGCGTCGTACTTTCTGCTGCTGCACGAGATTGAGATTGACAAGCCCCGCAGTGCGATTGTCCAGAATCATATCAATCAGCTTCAGTGCCTCGGCATCTTTGTGATTGCGATGATTCGTGCGAAACGCCAGAAGTACGTATTCTTCGCCCTGAAATTTGACTGTGACGCGCTCGGCGCCTTTAAGGGGTGGTTCTTCCCATGTCGGGAGCGCGGGAATATCTTTGGCTTTCCATGCTGAGAAATGTTCGTCAATCAGTTTAATCGTCGCGTCGATGTCAATATCGCCCGAAATACAAATCGCCATATTGTTGGGCACGTAATAAGTGTCGTAAAATTGGTACATATTTTTGAGCGAGGGATTTTTGAGATGCTCCACCTCGCCAATCGTGGTTTGCTGGCCGTAGGGATGATTTTTGTACAGATGTTTGTTCACAGCCTCGCTGATGAGCCAGCCTTTGTTGTCCAAAGTGCGATTCTTTTCCTCATATACCACTTCGAGTTCGGGTTGAAACAGGCGAAACACGGGATTTTGAAACCGTTCAGACTCAATTTTTGCCCAGTGTTTGAGATAATTGCTGGGCAACCCCACTTTGTACACGGTTTCTTCGTGCCAGGTGTGTGCATTCAAACCACTCTCGCCCATAGCTTTGTAAAGTTTGTCCAGCTCGTTGGGTATAGCGTATTGTGCGGCCTGTTGAGATGCTTTGTTGATCTCTGCGTAAATGGCCTTGCGTTTTTCGGGATCGGTTTCACTGAAATGATCTTCGTAGAGCGCAATAATGCGGTCAATGTGCATTTTTTCTTTTTTATAATCCAATGTCCCGATATGTTGCGTGCCCTTAAAAAGCATATGTTCCAAATAATGTGCCAGACCCGTAGATTCGGCGGGATCTTGTTTGCTTCCCGCACGTACGGGGATTTCGGCATAAAAACGCGGTTCCTCGTGGTTTTCAGTGAGATAAACGGTGAGGCCATTGTCGAGTTTATAAATGTGTACATTCATCGGATCGTCGGGATTGGGCGCATTAACGCGCGTAAACCCGGCGAAGACAGGCGAAGCTATCAGTGTAAGAGCAAAAAGTGTAAGGGCGAATAATCTACGCATAATGCACTCCTTTGAAAGTGAACCGTGTCGTGAATTTTGCAGATTGGATAATTTATCTATTTTTTGATGCTGTGAAAAGCATAAAGGTTTCATTATCAATATTCAATCATTTACGCAGTCTTCCATGCGAATTTGATCGAGGCGTCGGGCGACATCCTGGGGTTGGATTCGGGTTTTAAAAAAGAAAACATGCCCGGGCACATCCTCGAAATCTTCTTCCTCGACATTGAGATCGCGGGAAACAGCGACGACGAGGTCTTTGCGATTAGCGCGGCGGAGTTTGTCGAGTTTGCGCCTCAGATAATCGGGATGCCAGAAACCGACGATCTCGAGCAGTGCCGTACGACCATCGGGATGGCGGAATGCAAAATCGGGAATGAAGACCGTATTCTTGAGATTCACAATTTCTGTTTCGCGTTCGAGTTCCCAGTCGGTCCTGGCTTTTTCAAAGCGCGTAGCAAAGGTCTCTTCGAGAAGAGAATCATACATGGTCTGGTCTTTGTAATGCGAAATCAAATTGTGGTTGTCATCCAGAACAAAATCGCCTTCGCGGCCATCTTTGAGTTTGACCGTCGCTTCCATTTTCCAGCGGGTACACAAGAGCAACGCAGGCAGAAAAACAGCCATCTGAATACCGTATTTTTGCGAGAGGCGAAACAGGCTTACGGGACCGTCGAGGACAATTTCGTATCCCGCATCCCGGTCGCCGCGGATATCGTGAATCAAGCGATAAAATTTGATAAACTTAAAGAGTTGTTTGTAGCGCACGGGCAAGTTGCGATGCACCGAGAGTCGCATGCGCGTGCAGCGATAGAACATAGCCTGCGCGAGTGCGACATTGTAGCGGTTGAGCAACCACGCGGGATCGGGCGCGTCAAAGCGATCGAGATAGTGATTGACGGGAAGGTCTGCGTAGAGGCTATGCGCGATATTTTCCGCCGAGGTCTGATATTTGAGCGCGACCTGGTCGAGAATGTGTTCGCGCGTGACGGGATAGAGAAGATCGGGTTCGCGGACAATGGGGTGATTCTCTCGGCCGAGGCCAAAAACCTGTGTGCGAACTTCTTCGGGTTCGACAATACTGTCAATGCGAAACTCACAGCGATCGTCTTCGAGCAATTTCGTCAGACCGCGTTGAACGCGATAATCCGTTGCTTCGGCCGCACGCATGTCCAGAGCACTGTGTAATTCACCGCGCGACTTGCCCTGGTGATCGGTGAAAATATCGATAATATCCTCTGCCAGCCCGATAATATTGGGCGCTGCAGTATCCACATAGCGAGGCTCGATATAAGGCCCGCGACGGCGCACGAGTAAAAGGTCGGAAGTGAGCATAAATCGGTAAGACTTGAAACGCCTGCCCTTTACAGGACAGGCTTAAGTGCCTCTACTACAGCCAATGGAAAAATTTCTGTTACATCGCCTTCCAGGCGCAATGCGAGATCTGCATAACTGTCGTGATCCGTTTTGCCCTTATTGATAATAACATAGGGCGCACCGCGTTCTGCTGCCATCAATGGAAAGCTCGCGGCGGGATAGACGGATAGAGTAGAACCCAGAGATATCGCCAGGTCGGCATTGGCTGCTGCTTTTGCTGCTTGGTGCAAGTCCGCTTCAATGAGCAGTTGACCAAAGCTGATGGTGGCGGATTTGAGATAACCCCCGCATTCGCACATGGGA
Protein-coding regions in this window:
- a CDS encoding mandelate racemase/muconate lactonizing enzyme family protein yields the protein MKITRVKTYHLRYPLREKIAISRGWSTSRQAQVVEIATDNGLVGWGEGTGEVHRSAIDAHIIGRSPFDCGAIYQALSDDGVSPQAISGIDIALWDLMGKALEMPVYQLLGGKVRDKIPAYATGLFRIDRPDVTQALVDEAKGYVDMGFSAMKMKIGFGAAYDVKNVTAIRQAIGPDVLFAVDANCGYDVGTAIDVGLKIAHNDLFWYEEPIPTDDVRGYLQVKDALPIRIAGAEGLAGRWAFRELIQQRALDIVQPDISIAGGFSECRSIAAMASANYVRVLPHMWGSHIRLAATVHWQATIPDAPDALNPIPSLFEYDMTENELRTELAVNPIQAVDGEVPVPDAPGLGIEIDRDVLEKYAV
- a CDS encoding DUF790 family protein, whose protein sequence is MLTSDLLLVRRRGPYIEPRYVDTAAPNIIGLAEDIIDIFTDHQGKSRGELHSALDMRAAEATDYRVQRGLTKLLEDDRCEFRIDSIVEPEEVRTQVFGLGRENHPIVREPDLLYPVTREHILDQVALKYQTSAENIAHSLYADLPVNHYLDRFDAPDPAWLLNRYNVALAQAMFYRCTRMRLSVHRNLPVRYKQLFKFIKFYRLIHDIRGDRDAGYEIVLDGPVSLFRLSQKYGIQMAVFLPALLLCTRWKMEATVKLKDGREGDFVLDDNHNLISHYKDQTMYDSLLEETFATRFEKARTDWELERETEIVNLKNTVFIPDFAFRHPDGRTALLEIVGFWHPDYLRRKLDKLRRANRKDLVVAVSRDLNVEEEDFEDVPGHVFFFKTRIQPQDVARRLDQIRMEDCVND
- a CDS encoding insulinase family protein, with amino-acid sequence MRRLFALTLFALTLIASPVFAGFTRVNAPNPDDPMNVHIYKLDNGLTVYLTENHEEPRFYAEIPVRAGSKQDPAESTGLAHYLEHMLFKGTQHIGTLDYKKEKMHIDRIIALYEDHFSETDPEKRKAIYAEINKASQQAAQYAIPNELDKLYKAMGESGLNAHTWHEETVYKVGLPSNYLKHWAKIESERFQNPVFRLFQPELEVVYEEKNRTLDNKGWLISEAVNKHLYKNHPYGQQTTIGEVEHLKNPSLKNMYQFYDTYYVPNNMAICISGDIDIDATIKLIDEHFSAWKAKDIPALPTWEEPPLKGAERVTVKFQGEEYVLLAFRTNHRNHKDAEALKLIDMILDNRTAGLVNLNLVQQQKVRRAGSYPYLHNDYGTQYLWGIPKRDQTLAEVEQLLLDQIAMIKRGEFDESLLSAIVTDFKKNQKRGLESNRSRVRQMTSAFLGFAEWDQEVAEIARMEKITREDVIRIANHYFGEDYVAGYRIDEQHELPKIEKPKIDKIDIDPTRQSEFAKDVLAMSADELSPVFVTDKDYTIAQVRDGVKLYYVKNPVNDLFTFTLSVDMGTYQDNRLSTARSLLDKSGAGDLSPDALKKEWYKLGTDFNIGVSDNETNISISGIDENFAASLSLMMKYIQNPTADQATLDELVNLIFAQREDQKKDPRSLRNALRFYSRYGDNSSYKRRISSEALQKLTVAELHGLISSLPTYEHVLIYGGSRPLNEVLATIKKHFPNSGDLKTPPAYERLVVHAPDKTEIRFFHKETAQSQVFVESGGVVFDAALRPAIDLYNDYFAGGMSGIVFQELREARALAYSTFARYDLGDRSNDQNVMWGYIGCQVDKTSEAVAALVELIDDLPESPERFSEAKNSVVNRYRVAKIKYRELPGVLRIWERRNQTPDPRKERFGHILQAEMPSVLDFHKQHIAKRPKLISIMGDTTKFDLNSLSNLGTITPVTLDDLFED
- the sucC gene encoding ADP-forming succinate--CoA ligase subunit beta; the protein is MKIHEYQAKEVLRAFGVPVPNGAVARTPEEAEAIAKDLGGAVVVKAQIHAGGRGKGGGIKLAADPAEAREVASEIIGMQLVTPQTGSEGQKVKSVWVENATDIDRELYLGIVLDRAQSRLVVMASSEGGMDIEEVAATTPEKILKEVVHPGVGLQPFQARHLALGLGLEGDQLKQGVVFITALYKAYIETDCSLAEINPLVVSKSGEVLALDAKMNFDDSAMYRHSDIYELRDVDEEDPLEVEASKYDLNYIKLDGEVGCMVNGAGLAMATMDIVKYAGSSPANFLDVGGGTNVERVKNAMRILTSDEAVKAVLINIFGGIVRCDRVAEGVVAALEDIEINVPLVVRLQGTNAEEGAQILENSGLEFTVARKLKEAAEAVVAAVQNAA